The Syntrophobotulus glycolicus DSM 8271 DNA window ACGGGAATTTGTTACTCAAAAAAGGTGTAATCAGAGAATAAAAGACTGTTACAATTGTGTCTTGGATGTAATATAATTGAAGGAAAAGGAAGTAAAATGGATAATAAAGTATTAAAAAGGAAAATGCTAATCTATGCCCATTATTATTATCCGGATGTGGCCTCAACATCTCAGATGCTGACCGAATTGGCGGAAGGCATGGCTGGCATATTTGAAATAACAGTAATCTGTGTAGTGCCAAGCTATACTGGAAAAATATTGCCGGAATACAAGACAAAAAGATTTTATCACGAGAAAATTAATGACATCAATGTCGTTCAAATAAAAGTTCCGGAATTTTCAAAAGAAAGTAAAGTAAGCAGAATCAAAAATATTCTTGCTTATTTCTTCTTTGCGATTGTAGCAACATTTAAGGTGGGGAAACAGGATTATATTTTCACTTTATCTCAGCCTCCCATACTGGGTGGGTTGCTCGGAGTGATCGGGAAATGGATTAAACATGCTAAGCTGATCTATAATATCCAGGATTATAATCCTGAACAAACGATCGCAGTAAGATACAGTGAAAATAAAGCCGTCTTAAGTTTAATGATGTGGCTGGATAAGTTTTCCTGCAGAAGAACGGATAAAGTTATTGTTGTCGGCAGGGATATGTTGGAAACTTTGGTTAAGAGATTTTCCGGGAAAAAGGTGCCAAAAGCTTGCTGTATTAACAGTTGGGTAGATGAAACGGAGATTTATCCTTTGGATGATAAGCATCCCAAAATAATTAAGTTTAAAGAGGAGCATGGGCTTTCCGATAAATACGTTATCATGTATTCCGGTAATATCGGCTTGTATTATGATCTGGAAAAAATTTTTGAAATAGTAAAAGAATTTAAGAACGAACCCAATGTCGTTTTTGCTTTTGTAGGACAAGGTTCAATCAAGGAAAAACTTATTTCGTATAAAGAAAAAAATCAACTGGATAATGTCATTTTTATTCCGTATCAAGCAAAGAAAGATCTGATTTATAGTTTAAACGCAGCGGATATTCACTGGGTTATTAATGCAAAAGGTATTAAGGGGGTTTCCATGCCCAGTAAGCTTTATGGAGTAATGGCTGCGGGAAAACCGGCAATTGGTGTTTTAGAAGAGGGCACTGAGGGAAGAATACTGATCAAAGAATCCGGATGCGGGATACTGGCCGAGCCTGGCAAATATGAGGAAATCAAAGCATTGATAAGACAGTCCATAGATGAAAAGGACAGTATAAGAGCTATGGGGCCGAAAGGCAGGGATTATTATATGAAATATCTGGTTAAAGATGTTTCGATCGAAAAGTATATCAATGAAATATGGAATATCTAATTTTAGAATTATCCTACATATTATATAAGATGGAGAATATATGATGTCAGATGTAACAGCGATAATTCTTACTATGAATGAGAGTAAGAATATAGGAGATTGTATAAAATCAATTCAAAATTTTGTTTCCCGTATTGTTGTAATTGACAGCGGGAGCAGTGACAATACGGTTGAGATAGCGAAAAGTCTCGGCGCTGATGTTTATTTTCATGAGTTTGAAAATTATGCTAAACAGTTTAATTGGGGGCTGGACAATACTAATATAGCTACAAAATGGGCGCTTAGATTGGATGCTGATGAAAGGTTCACACATGAGTTGTCTGAAGAAGCCAAACAAGCTATTGCAGAGCATAATGATGATGATGTGAATGGATTTGTTTTACGGCTTAGAGTATTCTTTTTAGGAAGATGGATGAGACATGGTTCTGTTTATCCGTTTAGAAAGCTGATGTTGTTTAAATTTGGAATTGGACGAATAGAGCAAAGAAATATGGATGAGCAAACGACATTGAGTTGTGGAAAGTCTATCGAATTAAATAATGATGCACTGCATTTTGATTTTAAAAATCTTAATTACTGGATAAATAAACATAATTGGTATGCAACAAGAGAAATGCAGGACTATTTAGAAATGAAAATAAATAAAAACATACAGCAGATATCCGACGAGCATATTAAAAATCGCAGGCGGCAAAAATTGATTTATTATAAGTTTCCAATATTTATACGACCATTATTTTATTTTATTTATATTTATTTTATAAAATTGGGATTTTTA harbors:
- a CDS encoding glycosyltransferase family 4 protein; the encoded protein is MDNKVLKRKMLIYAHYYYPDVASTSQMLTELAEGMAGIFEITVICVVPSYTGKILPEYKTKRFYHEKINDINVVQIKVPEFSKESKVSRIKNILAYFFFAIVATFKVGKQDYIFTLSQPPILGGLLGVIGKWIKHAKLIYNIQDYNPEQTIAVRYSENKAVLSLMMWLDKFSCRRTDKVIVVGRDMLETLVKRFSGKKVPKACCINSWVDETEIYPLDDKHPKIIKFKEEHGLSDKYVIMYSGNIGLYYDLEKIFEIVKEFKNEPNVVFAFVGQGSIKEKLISYKEKNQLDNVIFIPYQAKKDLIYSLNAADIHWVINAKGIKGVSMPSKLYGVMAAGKPAIGVLEEGTEGRILIKESGCGILAEPGKYEEIKALIRQSIDEKDSIRAMGPKGRDYYMKYLVKDVSIEKYINEIWNI
- a CDS encoding glycosyltransferase family 2 protein; its protein translation is MSDVTAIILTMNESKNIGDCIKSIQNFVSRIVVIDSGSSDNTVEIAKSLGADVYFHEFENYAKQFNWGLDNTNIATKWALRLDADERFTHELSEEAKQAIAEHNDDDVNGFVLRLRVFFLGRWMRHGSVYPFRKLMLFKFGIGRIEQRNMDEQTTLSCGKSIELNNDALHFDFKNLNYWINKHNWYATREMQDYLEMKINKNIQQISDEHIKNRRRQKLIYYKFPIFIRPLFYFIYIYFIKLGFLDGKEGLIYHFLRIFWYRFLVDAKIYEHEKIGGEIERTGALRS